The Geothrix sp. genome window below encodes:
- a CDS encoding (2Fe-2S)-binding protein encodes MAVFTLSVNGRSHTVEASPDMPLLWVLRDRLKLTGTKFGCGQGLCGACTVHLGGEPARSCITPVGDVGSQRITTIEGLDPRGTHPLQKAWIEADVSQCGYCQTGQIMTAAALLAKHPKPTDRDIDQAMGENVCRCGTYLRIREAIHLAAGRGKEVAP; translated from the coding sequence ATGGCGGTGTTCACCCTGTCGGTCAATGGCCGCTCGCATACAGTGGAGGCGTCCCCGGACATGCCGCTGCTATGGGTGCTTCGCGACCGCCTCAAGCTCACCGGCACCAAGTTCGGATGCGGTCAGGGCCTCTGCGGCGCCTGCACCGTGCACCTGGGCGGGGAGCCGGCCCGGTCCTGCATCACCCCCGTGGGCGATGTCGGATCCCAGCGCATCACCACCATCGAGGGTCTGGATCCCCGTGGGACCCACCCCCTGCAGAAGGCCTGGATCGAGGCGGATGTGTCCCAGTGCGGCTACTGCCAGACCGGCCAGATCATGACCGCCGCGGCCCTGCTGGCCAAGCATCCGAAGCCCACGGACCGGGACATCGACCAGGCCATGGGGGAGAATGTGTGCCGCTGTGGCACCTACCTGAGGATCCGCGAGGCCATCCACCTGGCCGCGGGCCGGGGGAAGGAGGTGGCACCATGA
- a CDS encoding helix-turn-helix domain-containing protein has product MVSKPCSLAPNVLSAQCPTRQALDLIADKWTTLLIYLLSKGKQRYGDLHRQVGGISQKMLTQTLRKLERDGLVTRHVFPEVPPRTEYELTKLGHTLIGPLGALCEWAGTHLSELEQARKRYDHLQKKAALSA; this is encoded by the coding sequence ATGGTAAGTAAACCGTGTTCCCTCGCTCCCAATGTCCTCAGCGCCCAGTGTCCGACTCGGCAGGCGCTGGATCTCATCGCGGACAAGTGGACGACCCTGCTCATCTACCTCCTGTCGAAGGGGAAGCAGCGCTATGGCGACCTCCATCGTCAGGTGGGCGGCATCAGCCAGAAGATGCTCACCCAGACGCTGCGCAAGCTGGAGCGGGATGGCCTCGTCACGCGCCATGTCTTCCCCGAGGTGCCGCCCCGCACGGAATACGAGCTGACGAAGCTGGGCCACACGCTCATCGGGCCCCTGGGCGCCCTCTGCGAGTGGGCGGGTACACACCTGTCGGAGCTGGAGCAGGCCCGCAAGCGCTATGACCACCTCCAGAAGAAGGCCGCGCTCAGCGCCTGA
- the hutU gene encoding urocanate hydratase — protein MTTASDAPIITAPRGTHLHCKGWVQEAALRMLMNNLDPEVAERPEDLVVYGGLGKAARNWDCFHAIVKELKHLNDDETLLVQSGKPVGVVKTHPDAPRVLIANSNLVPKWATWEHFRELDQKGLMMYGQMTAGSWIYIGSQGIVQGTYETFAEAARQHFNGTLAGTWTLTAGLGGMGGAQPLSVTMNGGVALCVEVDRTRIQKRLDTRYLDEWTDDLDTALALVHQYVDAKEARSIGLLGNAAEILPEILKRGFQPQLVTDQTSAHDEYNGYIPAGMSLEQAADMRQAQPEAYVQRALASMRTHVEAMVEFQRRGSVVFDYGNNIRAQAKRAGFENAFAFPGFVPAFIRPLFCKGIGPFRWAALSGDPEDIAVTDAAMMELFPENEGMIRWLKAAKEKIAFQGLPARICWIGAGERHLAGLKFNDLVRTGKVKAPIVIGRDHLDSGSVASPNRETEAMKDGSDAVSDWPLLNALTAASGGASWVSFHHGGGVGMGFSQHSGVVIVADGTERADRCITRVLWNDPAMGVFRHADAGYESAREHAEAIGLHIPMKG, from the coding sequence ATGACCACCGCCTCTGATGCCCCCATCATCACCGCGCCCCGCGGCACCCACCTGCACTGCAAGGGCTGGGTCCAGGAGGCCGCGCTGCGCATGCTCATGAACAACCTCGATCCCGAGGTGGCCGAGCGGCCCGAGGATCTGGTGGTCTACGGCGGCCTGGGGAAGGCGGCCCGCAACTGGGACTGCTTCCACGCCATCGTCAAGGAGCTGAAGCACCTCAACGACGACGAAACCCTGCTGGTGCAGAGCGGCAAACCCGTGGGGGTGGTGAAGACCCACCCCGACGCGCCCCGCGTCCTCATCGCCAATTCCAACCTGGTGCCGAAATGGGCCACCTGGGAGCACTTCCGCGAGCTCGATCAGAAGGGCCTGATGATGTACGGTCAGATGACCGCCGGCAGCTGGATCTACATCGGCAGCCAGGGCATCGTACAGGGCACCTACGAGACCTTCGCCGAGGCGGCCCGCCAGCACTTCAACGGCACGCTGGCCGGCACCTGGACCCTCACGGCAGGCCTCGGCGGCATGGGCGGGGCCCAGCCCCTGTCCGTCACCATGAACGGCGGCGTGGCCCTGTGCGTCGAAGTCGACCGGACGCGCATCCAGAAGCGCCTGGACACCCGCTACCTGGACGAGTGGACGGATGACCTGGACACGGCCCTGGCCCTGGTTCATCAGTATGTGGACGCGAAGGAGGCCCGCAGCATCGGCCTGCTGGGCAACGCCGCCGAGATCCTGCCCGAGATCCTCAAGCGCGGCTTCCAGCCCCAGCTCGTCACCGATCAGACCTCCGCCCATGACGAATACAACGGCTACATTCCCGCGGGGATGTCGCTCGAACAGGCGGCCGACATGCGCCAGGCGCAGCCCGAGGCCTATGTGCAGCGTGCCCTGGCCTCCATGCGCACCCATGTAGAAGCCATGGTCGAGTTCCAGCGCCGGGGCTCGGTCGTCTTCGACTACGGCAACAACATCCGCGCCCAGGCCAAGCGGGCGGGCTTCGAGAACGCCTTCGCCTTCCCGGGTTTCGTGCCCGCCTTCATCCGCCCCCTCTTCTGCAAGGGCATCGGCCCCTTCCGCTGGGCCGCGCTCTCGGGCGACCCCGAGGACATCGCCGTGACCGACGCCGCCATGATGGAACTGTTCCCCGAGAACGAGGGCATGATCCGCTGGCTCAAGGCCGCCAAGGAGAAGATCGCCTTCCAGGGTCTGCCCGCCCGCATCTGCTGGATCGGGGCTGGCGAGCGCCATCTCGCGGGCCTCAAATTCAACGACCTGGTGCGAACCGGTAAGGTGAAGGCCCCCATCGTCATCGGCCGCGACCACCTGGACAGCGGCAGCGTGGCCAGCCCCAACCGCGAGACCGAGGCCATGAAGGACGGCTCCGATGCCGTCAGCGACTGGCCGCTGCTCAACGCCCTGACCGCGGCCTCCGGCGGCGCCTCCTGGGTGAGTTTCCACCATGGCGGCGGCGTCGGCATGGGCTTCAGCCAGCACAGTGGCGTGGTCATCGTGGCCGACGGCACGGAGCGGGCCGACCGTTGCATCACCCGCGTCCTCTGGAACGATCCCGCCATGGGCGTCTTCCGCCACGCCGACGCCGGCTACGAGAGCGCCCGCGAGCACGCCGAAGCCATCGGCCTCCACATCCCCATGAAGGGCTGA
- a CDS encoding NAD(P)H-dependent oxidoreductase, whose product MSTISGESLLRQLNWRYATKKFDPTKPISPADWAALEASLILTPSSYGLQPWKFIVVTDPALKAKLRPASWNQSQVEDCSHLVVLTAKQDITEADVDRFIARIAEVRGVTPESLAGYKGYMMGDLVKGPRHAVIHEWAARQTYIALGNLMTSAALLGVDACPFEGIEPAKYDEILGLKGTGYTTISACPLGYRAADDKYASTPKVRFEAKDVIEHR is encoded by the coding sequence ATGAGCACCATCTCCGGCGAAAGCCTGCTCCGACAACTCAACTGGCGCTACGCCACCAAGAAGTTCGATCCCACGAAGCCGATTTCCCCGGCCGACTGGGCCGCGCTCGAAGCGTCACTGATCCTCACGCCCTCCAGCTACGGCCTGCAGCCCTGGAAGTTCATCGTGGTCACCGACCCCGCCCTCAAGGCCAAGCTGCGGCCCGCCTCCTGGAACCAATCCCAGGTGGAAGACTGCAGCCACCTGGTGGTCCTCACGGCCAAGCAGGACATCACCGAGGCCGATGTCGACCGCTTCATCGCCCGCATCGCCGAGGTTCGCGGCGTCACTCCGGAGAGCCTCGCCGGTTACAAGGGCTACATGATGGGCGACCTCGTGAAGGGGCCCCGCCACGCCGTCATCCATGAGTGGGCGGCCCGCCAGACCTACATCGCCCTGGGCAACCTCATGACCTCCGCCGCCCTCCTCGGCGTGGATGCCTGCCCCTTCGAGGGCATCGAGCCCGCCAAGTACGATGAGATCCTCGGGCTCAAAGGCACCGGCTACACCACCATCAGCGCCTGCCCCCTGGGATATCGCGCGGCGGATGACAAGTATGCGAGCACGCCCAAGGTTCGCTTCGAAGCCAAGGATGTGATCGAGCACCGCTGA
- a CDS encoding nucleotidyltransferase family protein — protein MIAAVILAAGAGRRMGGPKAQLLIGGDTLLRRAARVALEAGCAPVVAIIGEGDPGPGVEGVQFLPNPQAAEGMASSLRTGIAALPLAVEAVLILAVDQVEVDAALLRRLLALAAADPSRPAACAYEGTLGVPAVLPRRLFPDLLALRGDRGAKAILLREGATALPFPGGSADLDTPADLKRFRR, from the coding sequence ATGATCGCCGCCGTGATCCTGGCGGCGGGAGCGGGCCGTCGCATGGGCGGACCGAAAGCCCAGCTCCTAATTGGCGGAGACACCCTGCTCCGCCGGGCCGCGCGGGTGGCCCTGGAGGCCGGCTGTGCGCCCGTGGTGGCCATCATCGGGGAAGGCGACCCGGGCCCTGGCGTCGAGGGGGTGCAGTTCCTCCCCAACCCCCAGGCGGCCGAGGGCATGGCCAGCTCCCTCCGCACAGGCATCGCCGCCCTGCCCCTGGCGGTGGAAGCTGTGCTGATCCTGGCAGTGGATCAAGTCGAGGTGGACGCGGCCCTGCTCAGGCGCCTCCTGGCCCTGGCCGCCGCCGATCCCAGCCGGCCCGCCGCCTGCGCCTACGAAGGCACCCTCGGAGTCCCCGCGGTGCTGCCCCGACGCCTCTTCCCCGATCTGCTGGCCCTGCGCGGAGATCGGGGCGCCAAGGCCATCCTCCTGCGCGAGGGGGCGACCGCCCTGCCCTTTCCGGGCGGATCTGCGGACCTGGACACGCCCGCAGATCTGAAGCGCTTCAGGCGCTGA
- a CDS encoding aldo/keto reductase — protein sequence MLTRPLGTQGLIVSALGLGCMGMSDFYGHRDDAESAATLHHAVDRGVTFFDTADMYGPHLNEILVGKTLAGVRNRVVIATKFGILRDPNDPTVRGVCGRPDYVRTACEASLKRLGMEVIDLYYQHRVDPEVPIEDTVGAMAELVQAGKVRFLGLSEVSPATLRRACAVHPISAVQSEYSLWTRDPEEGLLQTCRELGVGFVPYSPLGRGFLAGQIKRFEDFEPGDYRRNSPRFQGENFQKNLDLVARLEDMAAARGCTASQLALAWVLGQGGDVVPIPGTKRRDRLDENLAALDQVLCPGELQELNGLFPPGAAAGTRYPEAAMHMVNR from the coding sequence ATGCTGACCCGCCCCCTCGGAACCCAGGGACTCATCGTTTCCGCCCTCGGCCTGGGCTGCATGGGCATGTCGGACTTCTACGGTCACCGCGACGATGCGGAATCCGCGGCCACCCTGCACCACGCGGTGGACCGCGGCGTCACCTTCTTCGACACGGCCGACATGTACGGCCCCCACCTCAACGAGATCCTCGTGGGGAAGACCCTGGCGGGAGTCCGGAACCGTGTGGTGATCGCCACGAAGTTCGGAATCCTGCGCGATCCCAACGACCCGACCGTGCGTGGCGTCTGCGGGCGCCCCGACTATGTCCGCACGGCCTGCGAAGCCAGCCTCAAGCGTCTGGGCATGGAGGTCATCGACCTCTACTATCAGCACCGTGTGGATCCCGAGGTGCCCATCGAGGACACCGTCGGCGCCATGGCCGAGCTCGTCCAGGCGGGCAAAGTCCGGTTCCTCGGGCTATCCGAAGTCAGTCCGGCCACCCTGCGCCGGGCCTGCGCCGTGCATCCCATCAGCGCCGTGCAATCCGAGTACTCCCTGTGGACCCGCGACCCCGAAGAGGGCCTGCTGCAAACCTGCCGGGAGCTGGGCGTGGGTTTCGTGCCCTATAGCCCGCTCGGCCGGGGTTTCCTCGCGGGCCAGATCAAGCGGTTCGAGGATTTCGAGCCTGGCGACTACCGCCGCAACTCCCCACGGTTCCAAGGGGAGAACTTCCAGAAGAACCTGGACCTCGTCGCCCGCCTTGAGGACATGGCCGCCGCCCGCGGTTGCACGGCTTCCCAACTCGCGCTGGCCTGGGTGCTGGGCCAGGGCGGCGATGTGGTCCCCATTCCCGGCACCAAGCGCCGGGATCGCCTGGACGAGAACCTCGCTGCCCTCGACCAGGTCCTCTGCCCCGGCGAACTCCAGGAACTGAATGGCCTGTTCCCTCCCGGCGCCGCCGCGGGCACCCGCTACCCCGAGGCGGCAATGCACATGGTGAACCGCTGA
- a CDS encoding MBL fold metallo-hydrolase — translation MARRTDAHPDNIPGSFFVDRTCIDCGTCYQFAPETFGDGGDHAKVHTQPCDALARMRASMALVACPVGSIGTDDKADLAAAAQAFPHPLAEDVFFCGYTSEKSFGAWSYLIRRPAGNVLMDSPRAAEPLMKSLEALGGVAMLVLSHQDDVADHESYRKRFGCERVMHQADGFMGMERLVDGEASVALAEDLLLIPTPGHSAGSVCLLYRDFLFTGDHLWWNPDKRRLSASKAYNWHSWERQLDSLERLLAFDFTWVLPGHGSIHHAESPAAMRAELERALAILRRS, via the coding sequence ATGGCCCGACGCACCGATGCCCATCCCGACAACATTCCGGGTTCCTTCTTCGTGGATCGCACCTGCATCGACTGCGGCACCTGCTATCAGTTCGCGCCGGAGACTTTCGGGGATGGCGGCGACCATGCGAAGGTCCACACCCAGCCCTGTGATGCCCTGGCGCGGATGCGGGCCTCCATGGCCCTGGTGGCCTGCCCTGTGGGATCCATCGGAACCGACGACAAGGCGGACCTTGCGGCCGCCGCCCAGGCCTTTCCCCATCCCCTGGCCGAGGATGTCTTCTTCTGCGGCTACACCAGCGAGAAGAGCTTCGGGGCCTGGAGCTACCTGATCCGCCGACCAGCTGGCAATGTCCTCATGGATTCGCCCCGGGCCGCCGAGCCCCTCATGAAGAGCCTCGAGGCCCTGGGCGGCGTGGCCATGCTGGTTCTCAGCCATCAGGACGATGTGGCGGACCACGAGTCCTATCGCAAGCGGTTCGGCTGCGAGCGCGTCATGCACCAGGCCGACGGCTTCATGGGCATGGAGCGCCTCGTGGACGGCGAGGCATCCGTCGCCCTGGCGGAGGACCTGCTGCTGATCCCCACCCCCGGCCACTCGGCCGGAAGCGTCTGCCTGCTTTACCGGGACTTCCTCTTCACGGGGGATCACCTCTGGTGGAACCCGGACAAACGCCGGCTATCTGCCTCCAAGGCCTACAATTGGCACTCCTGGGAGCGCCAGCTTGACAGTCTGGAAAGGCTGCTCGCGTTCGACTTCACCTGGGTGCTGCCCGGGCACGGGAGCATCCACCATGCGGAATCTCCAGCCGCCATGAGGGCTGAACTGGAGCGGGCCCTGGCCATCCTCCGACGGTCTTGA
- the trxA gene encoding thioredoxin — protein sequence MSDLIQHLTDATFPDAVAKGLTVVDFWAPWCAPCRELAPVTEILAAEFQGKAAFAKLNVDDFTPLSEQYDVLSMPTLVIFKDGKPLDRIVGALPIDQLRARIQQAI from the coding sequence ATGTCCGACCTCATCCAGCACCTGACCGATGCCACCTTCCCCGACGCCGTGGCCAAGGGCCTCACCGTTGTGGATTTCTGGGCTCCCTGGTGCGCACCCTGCCGGGAACTGGCCCCCGTGACCGAGATCCTTGCCGCGGAATTCCAGGGCAAGGCCGCCTTCGCCAAACTGAATGTGGACGACTTCACGCCGCTCTCCGAGCAGTACGATGTCCTGAGCATGCCGACCCTCGTGATCTTCAAGGACGGCAAGCCCCTGGACCGCATCGTGGGGGCCCTCCCCATCGATCAGCTGCGGGCCCGCATTCAGCAGGCGATCTGA
- a CDS encoding YchJ family metal-binding protein, protein MSRPCPCTSKKPYDHCCGPYHAGKAAPETAELLMRSRFSAYALGKVDYLIATRPEAKRAEENREELAQYCKSVSCVGLKIVSKEKGGKADDTGVVTFHASLQANGRRSLHIETSTFARENGKWVYVDGLVKG, encoded by the coding sequence ATGTCCCGCCCCTGCCCCTGCACCTCCAAGAAGCCCTACGACCATTGCTGCGGCCCCTACCATGCGGGCAAAGCGGCGCCGGAGACGGCGGAGCTGCTCATGCGCTCCCGCTTCTCGGCCTATGCGCTCGGCAAGGTGGACTACCTCATCGCCACCCGGCCCGAGGCCAAGCGCGCCGAAGAGAACCGCGAGGAGCTGGCCCAGTACTGCAAGTCCGTCAGCTGCGTGGGCCTGAAGATCGTCAGCAAGGAGAAAGGCGGCAAGGCCGATGACACCGGCGTCGTCACCTTCCATGCCAGCCTCCAGGCCAACGGCCGCCGCAGCCTCCACATCGAGACCAGCACCTTCGCCCGGGAGAACGGGAAGTGGGTCTATGTGGATGGTTTGGTGAAGGGATAG
- a CDS encoding flavodoxin family protein translates to MSQISIVFHSGYGHTKVVAESVKAGAEAIPGTKVLLVPVEEVDAHWADLEAADAIIFGSPTYMGNVSGPFKTFMDASSKPWSERKWKDKLAAGFTISGSPSGDKLNTLQSLMIFAMQHGMVWIGNAELPYNEEGINRLGSYTGLMAQAGQVAPEVEPNLADRRSAELLGQRLASATARWAKGA, encoded by the coding sequence ATGAGCCAGATTTCCATCGTGTTCCACAGCGGCTACGGCCACACCAAGGTGGTGGCCGAGAGCGTGAAGGCCGGCGCGGAGGCCATCCCCGGCACCAAGGTCCTGCTGGTTCCCGTCGAGGAGGTTGATGCCCACTGGGCGGACCTGGAAGCCGCGGACGCCATCATCTTCGGCAGCCCCACCTACATGGGCAATGTCAGCGGCCCCTTCAAGACCTTCATGGACGCCAGCTCCAAGCCCTGGAGCGAGCGGAAGTGGAAGGACAAGCTGGCCGCCGGTTTCACCATCAGCGGCAGCCCCAGCGGCGACAAGCTGAACACCCTCCAGTCCCTGATGATCTTCGCCATGCAGCACGGCATGGTGTGGATCGGCAACGCCGAACTGCCCTACAACGAGGAGGGTATCAACCGCCTCGGCAGCTACACCGGCCTCATGGCCCAGGCGGGCCAGGTGGCCCCCGAGGTCGAGCCCAACCTGGCGGACCGCAGGAGCGCCGAACTCCTCGGCCAGCGCCTCGCCTCCGCCACGGCGCGCTGGGCCAAGGGCGCCTGA
- a CDS encoding XdhC/CoxI family protein, producing the protein MHKELQDILALIREQATPLALATLLRVEGSSYRRPGSRLLTDGEQVLRGSLSGGCLEGEVLARAREVLADGVPRLLRYDLRGEADLVWGSGSGCEGVLDILVERLAPASPPVWVGWAEAVLRHRRTLRMTTAIGEGFPRRRLDDGDIAGAGEILEVIPPPIALWILGASDDSRPLVRLAKELGWRVGLLDHRPAFARPERFPEASRVLAGHPTQRIPDLGLDAHSAVVLMTHNYLKDLEALRLLANSSAPYLGLMGSRARSAKMVAELASEGLHCGDRLHSPVGLDLGAEDPGTIALAVLAEIQARFRGRTGGSLRATRTAVSTS; encoded by the coding sequence ATGCACAAAGAATTGCAGGACATCCTGGCCCTCATCCGGGAACAGGCGACGCCGCTGGCTCTGGCCACCCTGCTTCGCGTCGAAGGCTCCAGCTACCGGCGGCCCGGCTCACGGCTGCTCACCGATGGCGAGCAGGTGCTGCGGGGCTCCCTCAGCGGGGGTTGCCTGGAGGGCGAGGTCCTGGCCCGGGCCCGGGAGGTGCTGGCCGACGGCGTTCCGCGCCTGCTCCGCTACGATCTCCGGGGCGAGGCGGACCTCGTCTGGGGCAGCGGCAGCGGGTGCGAAGGGGTCCTGGACATCCTGGTGGAGCGGCTCGCCCCCGCCTCGCCGCCGGTCTGGGTGGGCTGGGCCGAGGCGGTGCTCCGCCACCGGCGCACCCTCCGGATGACCACCGCCATCGGCGAGGGCTTCCCGCGCCGCCGCCTGGACGACGGGGACATCGCCGGCGCGGGGGAAATCCTGGAGGTCATCCCCCCTCCCATCGCCCTCTGGATCCTGGGCGCCAGCGATGACAGCCGCCCCCTGGTGCGCCTCGCGAAGGAACTCGGCTGGCGGGTGGGTTTGCTGGATCACCGCCCGGCCTTCGCCCGCCCCGAGCGCTTCCCCGAGGCCAGCCGGGTTCTCGCGGGCCACCCCACGCAGCGGATCCCGGATCTCGGGCTGGACGCGCACAGCGCCGTGGTGCTGATGACCCACAACTACCTGAAGGACCTGGAGGCCCTGCGCCTGCTCGCGAACTCCAGCGCCCCCTATCTCGGCCTCATGGGCAGCCGGGCCCGCAGCGCCAAGATGGTGGCCGAGCTGGCCTCCGAAGGCCTCCACTGTGGAGATCGCCTTCACAGCCCCGTGGGCCTGGACCTCGGAGCGGAGGATCCCGGCACCATCGCCCTCGCCGTGCTGGCGGAGATCCAAGCCCGTTTCCGAGGCCGCACGGGCGGCTCTCTCCGGGCGACCCGGACGGCCGTGTCGACCTCATGA
- a CDS encoding xanthine dehydrogenase family protein molybdopterin-binding subunit codes for MSTTRRDFLKTTGALTLAFTLPVKLKGAATPTPAPAFEPNGMLRIDPDGTVTVWATRTEIGQGVRTSMAMTIAEELEADWSRVKVLQASTAPRFGDLGVTGGSQTTRSTTMALRKVGAQAREMLLQAAADTWGAPKAECQARGGRIQHPPTQRSLDYGELAARASKLPVPADPPLKAAKDFRILGRNVARVDGPDLVTGRAQFATDLHLPGMLVASIERCPVFGGKVKSFDASAALKVPGVKQVLEVPSGVAVFGEDTWAAFAGREALKVQWDEGPAAKLDSAALRRQFEERLKSPGKTVREVGDAARALPKAAKRIKATYDAPFLAHATMEPMVAVADVRPDRCMIWAPTQAAGMALPFVERLTGLKADRIEIQVTLAGGGFGRRAMADFVLDAVACSKAVGTPVKVQWTRPDDFQHDGYRPATLHELEAGLDAKGRPVAWMHRFAGPSIAASNHFPWPPEAVELAGAADLPYDIPNLHVEWGQSDTPVPVWFWRAVPASFNPFVTECFLDELAHAAGKDPLDFRLQNLPKAPLKLGQHEFDPARYRAVLELAADKAGWRKRKLPKGWGRGIAAHAYLDCGTYVAQVAEVEAKAGGGIRVHRVVCAVDCGQVLNPRNVKGQMEGGIAFGLSAALYDEITLKDGRVTASSFSEHPILLLPSMPKVEVHFVPSDLPPGGVGEPGLPPLAPAVGNAVFAATGKRMRSLPLLPPALRKA; via the coding sequence ATGAGCACCACCCGCCGTGACTTCCTCAAGACCACGGGCGCGCTCACCCTGGCCTTCACCTTGCCGGTGAAGCTGAAGGGCGCCGCCACCCCGACGCCAGCCCCCGCCTTCGAACCCAACGGCATGCTGCGGATCGATCCCGATGGCACCGTCACCGTCTGGGCCACGCGAACCGAGATCGGCCAAGGCGTGCGCACCAGCATGGCCATGACCATCGCCGAGGAGCTGGAGGCGGACTGGTCCCGGGTGAAGGTCCTCCAGGCCTCCACCGCGCCGCGCTTCGGCGACCTCGGCGTCACCGGCGGCAGCCAGACCACCCGCAGCACCACGATGGCGCTCCGCAAGGTGGGCGCCCAGGCCCGGGAGATGCTTCTGCAGGCTGCGGCTGACACCTGGGGCGCACCGAAGGCCGAGTGCCAGGCCCGCGGGGGCCGCATCCAGCATCCGCCCACGCAGCGGAGCCTGGACTACGGCGAGCTGGCGGCCCGGGCCTCGAAGCTCCCGGTCCCGGCCGACCCGCCCTTGAAGGCCGCGAAGGACTTCCGCATCCTCGGCCGGAATGTGGCTCGCGTGGACGGCCCGGACCTCGTCACCGGGAGGGCCCAGTTCGCCACGGATCTCCACCTGCCCGGCATGCTGGTGGCCAGCATCGAACGCTGTCCGGTCTTCGGCGGCAAGGTGAAATCCTTCGACGCCTCCGCGGCCCTGAAGGTGCCCGGCGTGAAACAGGTGCTGGAGGTCCCCAGCGGCGTGGCCGTCTTCGGCGAGGACACCTGGGCGGCCTTCGCGGGCCGCGAGGCGCTCAAGGTGCAGTGGGACGAGGGGCCGGCCGCGAAGCTGGACAGCGCCGCCCTCCGCCGGCAGTTCGAGGAGCGGCTCAAGTCCCCCGGCAAAACGGTGCGCGAGGTGGGCGATGCCGCCCGGGCCCTGCCCAAGGCCGCCAAGCGGATCAAGGCCACCTATGACGCTCCCTTCCTGGCCCACGCCACCATGGAGCCCATGGTCGCCGTGGCCGATGTCAGGCCGGACCGCTGCATGATCTGGGCCCCCACCCAGGCCGCGGGCATGGCCCTGCCCTTCGTGGAGAGGCTCACGGGCCTGAAGGCGGACCGCATCGAGATCCAGGTCACCTTGGCGGGCGGCGGCTTCGGGCGCCGGGCCATGGCCGACTTCGTCCTCGATGCCGTGGCCTGCTCCAAGGCCGTGGGCACCCCCGTGAAGGTGCAGTGGACGCGCCCCGACGACTTCCAGCACGACGGCTACCGCCCCGCCACCCTCCACGAACTGGAGGCAGGTCTGGATGCGAAGGGCCGGCCCGTGGCCTGGATGCACCGGTTCGCCGGCCCCTCCATCGCCGCTTCGAACCACTTCCCCTGGCCTCCCGAGGCCGTGGAGTTGGCCGGGGCCGCGGACCTCCCCTACGACATCCCCAACCTCCATGTGGAATGGGGTCAGAGTGACACGCCCGTCCCTGTCTGGTTCTGGCGCGCCGTGCCCGCCAGCTTCAACCCCTTCGTCACCGAGTGCTTCCTGGACGAGCTGGCCCACGCCGCCGGCAAGGATCCCCTGGACTTCCGCCTCCAGAACCTTCCGAAGGCCCCGCTGAAACTGGGCCAACACGAGTTCGATCCCGCGCGCTATCGCGCGGTGCTGGAGCTGGCCGCGGACAAGGCCGGGTGGCGGAAGCGGAAGCTCCCCAAGGGCTGGGGCCGGGGCATCGCGGCCCATGCCTACCTCGACTGCGGCACCTATGTGGCCCAGGTGGCCGAGGTGGAAGCCAAGGCCGGCGGCGGGATCCGTGTGCACCGCGTGGTCTGCGCCGTGGACTGCGGCCAGGTGCTGAACCCGCGGAATGTGAAGGGCCAGATGGAAGGCGGCATCGCCTTCGGCCTGAGCGCCGCCCTCTACGACGAGATCACCCTCAAGGATGGCCGCGTGACCGCCTCCAGCTTCTCGGAACACCCCATCCTCCTGCTGCCGTCCATGCCCAAGGTGGAGGTCCACTTCGTGCCCAGCGATCTGCCCCCAGGCGGCGTAGGAGAACCTGGCCTGCCGCCCCTGGCCCCGGCCGTGGGCAATGCCGTGTTCGCCGCCACCGGCAAACGCATGCGGAGCCTGCCGCTCCTCCCTCCGGCGCTCCGCAAGGCATAA